In Macaca fascicularis isolate 582-1 chromosome X, T2T-MFA8v1.1, one DNA window encodes the following:
- the ARR3 gene encoding arrestin-C: MSKVFKKTSSNGKLSIYLGKRDFVDHVDMVEPIDGVVLVDPEYLKGRKLFVMLTCAFRYGRDDLEVIGLTFRKDLYVQTLQVVPAESSSPKGPLTVLQERLLHKLGDNAYPFTLQMVTNLPCSVTLQPGPEDSGKPCGIDFEVKSFCAENPEETVSKRDYVRLVVRKVQFAPPEAGPGPSAQTIRRFLLSAQPLQLQAWMDSEVHYHGEPISVNVSINNCTNKVIKKIKISVDQTTDVVLYSLDKYSKTVFIQEFTETVAANSSFSQSFAVTPILAASCQKRGLALDGKLKHEDTNLASSTIIRPGMDKELLGILVSYKVRVNLMVSCGGILGDLTASDVGVELPLVLIHPKPSQEAASSEDIVIEEFTRKGEEENQKAAEAEGDEGS, encoded by the exons CTCTCCATCTACCTGGGGAAACGGGACTTCGTGGACCATGTGGACATGGTGGAACCCATTG ATGGTGTAGTCCTGGTTGATCCTGAGTACTTAAAAGGTCGAAAGT TGTTTGTCATGTTGACGTGTGCCTTTCGCTATGGCCGTGATGACTTGGAAGTGATTGGTCTGACATTCCGAAAAGATCTGTATGTGCAGACCCTGCAAGTGGTCCCAGCTGAATCCAGCAGCCCTAAGGGGCCCCTCACAGTTCTACAGGAGCGACTGCTGCACAAGCTAGGGGACAATGCCTACCCCTTTACCCTGCAG ATGGTGACCAACCTGCCCTGTTCTGTGACACTGCAGCCAGGTCCTGAAGATTCAGGAAAG CCCTGTGGGATTGACTTTGAAGTGAAGAGTTTCTGTGCTGAAAACCCGGAGGAGACAGTCTCCAAGAG AGACTATGTGCGGCTGGTTGTCCGGAAAGTACAATTTGCACCACCAGAGGCAggccctggcccctcagcccagACCATCCGCCGCTTCCTTCTGTCAGCTCAGCCCCTACAACTCCAGGCCTGGATGGACAGTGAG GTTCACTACCATGGAGAACCCATCTCTGTCAATGTTTCCATCAACAACTGCACCAACAAGGTCATCAAAAAAATCAAGATTTCAG TTGACCAGACCACAGATGTTGTCCTGTATTCACTAGACAAGTACTCCAAGACTGTGTTCATTCAGGAATTCAC GGAGACTGTAGCTGCCAATTCCAGCTTCTCCCAGAGCTTTGCAGTAACCCCAATCCTGGCTGCCAGCTGCCAGAAACGGGGCCTGGCACTGGATGGCAAACTTAAGCATGAAGATACCAACCTGGCCTCTAGCACGAT TATTAGACCTGGAATGGACAAAGAGCTGCTGGGGATCCTGGTGTCCTACAAAGTCAGAGTCAACCTGATGGTGTCCTGTGGTGG CATCCTAGGAGACCTGACAGCCAG CGATGTTGGTGTGGAGCTACCCTTGGTCCTGATCCATCCGAAGCCATCTCAAG AGGCTGCTAG CTCTGAGGACATAGTCATCGAGGAGTTTACGCGGAAAGGCGAGGAGGAGAACCAGAAGGCTGCGGAGGCCGAGGGAGATGAGGGGAGCTGA
- the PDZD11 gene encoding PDZ domain-containing protein 11 isoform X1 — protein sequence MGWSCFLKLAGLLSLLNHFLSVLIHSSRALPEMDSRIPYDDYPVVFLPAYENPPAWIPPHERVHHPDYNNELTQFLPRTITLKKPPGAQLGFNIRGGKASQLGIFISKVIPDSDAHRAGLQEGDQVLAVNDVDFQDIEHSKAVEILKTAREISMRVRFFPYNYHRQKERTVH from the exons ATGGGTTGGAGCTGCTTTCTGAAACTTGCTGGGCTGCTCTCCCTTTTGAACCACTTTTTGTCTGTTCTGATTCACTCTTCCAGGGCCTTGCCCGAGATGGACAGCCGGATTCCTTATGATGACTACCCGGTGGTTTTCTTGCCTGCCTATGAGAATCCTCCAGCATGGATTCCTCCTCATGAG AGGGTGCACCACCCAGACTACAACAATGAGTTGACCCAGTTTCTGCCCCGAACCATCACACTGAAGAAGCCTCCTGGAGCTCAG TTGGGATTTAACATCCGAGGAGGAAAGGCCTCCCAGCTAGGCATCTTCATCTCCAAG GTAATTCCTGACTCTGATGCACATAGAGCAGGACTTCAGGAAGGGGACCAAGTTCTAGCTGTGAATGATGTGGATTTCCAAGATATTGAGCACAGCAAG GCTGTTGAGATCCTGAAGACAGCTCGTGAAATCAGCATGCGTGTCCGCTTCTTTCCCTATA aTTACCATCGCCAAAAAGAGAGGACTGTGCACTAG
- the PDZD11 gene encoding PDZ domain-containing protein 11 isoform X3 produces the protein MDSRIPYDDYPVVFLPAYENPPAWIPPHERVHHPDYNNELTQFLPRTITLKKPPGAQLGFNIRGGKASQLGIFISKVIPDSDAHRAGLQEGDQVLAVNDVDFQDIEHSKAVEILKTAREISMRVRFFPYNYHRQKERTVH, from the exons ATGGACAGCCGGATTCCTTATGATGACTACCCGGTGGTTTTCTTGCCTGCCTATGAGAATCCTCCAGCATGGATTCCTCCTCATGAG AGGGTGCACCACCCAGACTACAACAATGAGTTGACCCAGTTTCTGCCCCGAACCATCACACTGAAGAAGCCTCCTGGAGCTCAG TTGGGATTTAACATCCGAGGAGGAAAGGCCTCCCAGCTAGGCATCTTCATCTCCAAG GTAATTCCTGACTCTGATGCACATAGAGCAGGACTTCAGGAAGGGGACCAAGTTCTAGCTGTGAATGATGTGGATTTCCAAGATATTGAGCACAGCAAG GCTGTTGAGATCCTGAAGACAGCTCGTGAAATCAGCATGCGTGTCCGCTTCTTTCCCTATA aTTACCATCGCCAAAAAGAGAGGACTGTGCACTAG
- the PDZD11 gene encoding PDZ domain-containing protein 11 isoform X2, which yields MILSQHRLCEGEKEGSLMNVSRALPEMDSRIPYDDYPVVFLPAYENPPAWIPPHERVHHPDYNNELTQFLPRTITLKKPPGAQLGFNIRGGKASQLGIFISKVIPDSDAHRAGLQEGDQVLAVNDVDFQDIEHSKAVEILKTAREISMRVRFFPYNYHRQKERTVH from the exons ATGATCCTATCTCAGCACCGTCTCTGCGAGGGGGAAAAAGAAGGCTCGCTGATGAATGTTAGCAG GGCCTTGCCCGAGATGGACAGCCGGATTCCTTATGATGACTACCCGGTGGTTTTCTTGCCTGCCTATGAGAATCCTCCAGCATGGATTCCTCCTCATGAG AGGGTGCACCACCCAGACTACAACAATGAGTTGACCCAGTTTCTGCCCCGAACCATCACACTGAAGAAGCCTCCTGGAGCTCAG TTGGGATTTAACATCCGAGGAGGAAAGGCCTCCCAGCTAGGCATCTTCATCTCCAAG GTAATTCCTGACTCTGATGCACATAGAGCAGGACTTCAGGAAGGGGACCAAGTTCTAGCTGTGAATGATGTGGATTTCCAAGATATTGAGCACAGCAAG GCTGTTGAGATCCTGAAGACAGCTCGTGAAATCAGCATGCGTGTCCGCTTCTTTCCCTATA aTTACCATCGCCAAAAAGAGAGGACTGTGCACTAG
- the RAB41 gene encoding ras-related protein Rab-41, which produces MSAFGHDKAWMEAGGFGLEAAERTEYQSLCKSKLLFLGEPSGKTSVITRFMYNSFGCACQATVGIDFLSKTMYLEDQIVQLQLWDTAGQERFHSLIPSYIRDSTIAVVVYDITNISSFKETDKWVEHVRAERGDDVVIMLVGNKIDLDNKRQVTAEEGEEKSRNLNVMFIETSAKTGYNVKKVILVSFYNTLTALCL; this is translated from the exons ATGTCTGCCTTTGGTCACGACAAGGCCTGGATGGAGGCCGGAGGCTTTGGCCTGGAGGCTGCCGAAAGAACCGAATACCAGTCTCTGTGCAAATCTAAACTCTTATTCCTGGGAGAGCCGAGCG GGAAGACATCCGTCATCACCCGCTTCATGTACAACAGCTTCGGCTGCGCCTGCCAG GCAACTGTTGGAATTGACTTCTTGTCTAAGACCATGTACTTGGAGGACCAAATA GTTCAGCTGCAGCTATGGGACACAGCTGGCCAGGAGCGCTTTCACAGCCTAATTCCTAGCTACATTCGTGATTCAACTATTGCAGTGGTTGTCTATGACATCACAA acatcagttcttttaaggagaCAGATAAGTGGGTAGAACATGTACGAGCAGAAAGAGGTGACGATGTTGTCATCATGTTGGTGGGTAACAAGATTGATTTGGATAACAAAAG ACAAGTCACTGCAGAAGAGGGTGAAGAAAAATCCAGAAACCTCAATGTGATGTTTATTGAGACCAGTGCCAAAACCGGTTACAACGTGAAAAAGGTAATACTTGTTTCTTTCTATAATACTTTAACTGCACTCTGTCTGTAG